The segment ttctgtcTAGAGTGTAATCAAGTGTCCAGTAAtgtgttatgagatgtcaatgggtttggagtaactttgggcagcctgtatattgaagctcagggctgtgttcctctgttgctggagaattgcatggtatgtattgctctggaacttgttggcccctGGGTGGTGCTTGgcttcagtgtaggtatggaggcgtttgatgagctcctgtcgattaatgttccctggagtcagttctctggtgttctcaggatttggatttaagcctcctgcttctggttttcagtcttatttttacagtagtctcaagacttctccttctatacagcaccattgataaaatatctaggttaaagatgaaaagtttctccacagtgagtgataccagagaggttcacagagttacatggagaagagaagagggaggagggtgttagaggtgacctgaatgagatgaggtggaatcaaaagaggagagagtaagctagccagtaatcacttccttatgtgcgctccacagtctggaccactcagagatgttcatggagttatacagagaatagAAGAggggggaaggagacagaggtggtcaGGAGGATAAAATGGGgcaatcaaaaggagagagacaaatcCTTACggtgatcagttccctaagtgttctccaccttctggaacacacagagattcacagaattgggtagagaagagaaggtgtggggggaggggacagaggcgacctggtggagaaaaaggagagtccaaagggggagagagcagtcaagccagtaatcttgcttccaaataaaaatgggtactgaagattgggttcttaaaggtacaaaattgataacaaataccaaaaagcaaagattaaaaatctagagtagaggtttaattttcaaaaatacaatattaaagaaaagaagaaaaaaaaagtcacaaaaattataaaatatatatatatatgaagtttgctttaaaaaatagcgtcttttttttgcaaagtaatagtaagttataaaaatgaaaattaaaggagtaatagagaacttaaaattttttaaaaaattaaaaaaaagaattatcgtaaaaatagtaaaaatatatttaggactTTCTCTGCTGTTGTTGtcggcagtgtggggtcagttcattttaggatagttccttggtccggcttatatttctcaagatctataggccccttcctatgtagtcggtactaactacagggttttaatctattgcgtctgccacttccaaggcggttccctctgttttagcttcttctgtttgctggtctcttcagtgtctgatttccaccctgacataagggggcggtggtggacacttttttaagctcacttgttcagtcgcgctgtggggagggagggatgctgcaaacaaataacactggcatgtgctcgcagtgtctaagccacactgggcctgcccccactcatgGCGCTTGTGCCCTCCCTTCCCACACtactcaggctctaggttgctccacccggaaccatccgaggccggccctgggctgcatgcacctcccaggtctaagctgcttaggttcaggcactcaggtagtcctcagaggcgcagacttgattgggcctgcattttgtgcccttcccaggtccgagcagctcaggtgatgaggtgtttggcaagcgcggtcgctgcgacttatcacctcccccatccctgaagtttggttttctgggtgtacaaccagtgcACCTTTGCAGGCTGATGTCCAggaccccaagaagtcttaggaaagaagcctgcttgcagtttggtagatgatatctctctggggctgcgattgcccccttctggctctggctgcctgtcactggagggggatggtctgcagctggctagttctgttcagtcttttgttctgtgcatgggcctggcggtgtcttaggttagggctttgcGCATGGTAGCTATCccgcagtctggtttgctagcccaagttagttcactcagattgcccttgggacattcaggcctggtccttactctaagcaatgcagcccccgcctccctgcccagcccccacttgctagtggcgggtgcaggcgtctgcactgcttctccactgggagagttaccgttgggctcataatctgtgggttttaattatttatttatttttcctccctgttatgttgccctctgtgcttccaaggctctccacagactcggcagtgagagtgtttcctggtgtttggaaacttctctctttttaagactcccttcctgggagctccgtccctacctcttttgtctctttttttgtcttttatattttttcctacctccttttgaagacaatgggctgcttttctgggtgtttgatgtcctctgctggcattcagaagttgttttgtggaatttactcagtgtttaaatgttcttttgatgaatttgtgggggagaaagtggtctcccccgTCCTATtcttccaccatcttaggaccaccccacttccttatctttttcttctgaagATTTTTAGAGTCCCAAGTCTGTGTTTAAGTCTTGCTTAAGATGCAATATTATTTGTGCATAACAAAGGAGAAATCCTGCCATTGGGACAACGTGTATAAGCATATAGACATTATGATACCTGAAATAATCTGATTACTGAAGGACAAATACAGCATAATTCTACTTATACAAGgttttaaaatagtcaaattcataaaagAAGAGAGTACAATGAAAGGTAGTTGTCAGGAGCTAAAGGGATAGGGcaagttgaaaattattttccaatgagtataAAGTTTTTTATTCAAGATGAATAAggctatatattatatacatatatatatatgtatatagttagttagttagttagttagcaACATTGTATTGTGCATTTTATGATATGTTAAAGGGATGGATCTTATGTTGtgttcatttaaaaagatttcaaaagaaCAGAAGGGAATTTCTGGAGATAGTATGGTTAGTTCCTTAGTGTAGTGATGGTATTGTAAGTGTATGCATATGTACAATCTCCACAAGATGTACAATTATGGAGTGTATCAACTATAACCcctaataaagagaaaatataaagaacctaCAGAAATTCTCATCCTAAATAGTGAAAAACTGATTTCTTCACCATAAATCCAGGAAAAATATAATGATGTCAACTATCACCATGTATATTCAACAATGTATTCAAAGTTTTAGTGAGGGTAactaagagaaggaaaataaatacaagatatatatatatatatatatatatatatatatatatatataaaagaaaataaaaaatacaactgTATTTATCTGTAGATGACATAATTTTGTACGTAGAAATTCCCAAGGATCCACTAAATATCCATCAGAAGTAACAAATGAGTTTACCAACTTTGCAGAATACTAAATAAATTGTAAAACTCAGTTGTATTTCTCTACACTAGCAATgtgtgtgctatgcttagttgctcagtcatgtccaactctttgtgactccatagactgtagcctaccaggctcctttgttcatggggattctccaggcaagagtgctggagtgggttgccatgccctcctccaagggatcttcccaatccagggatcaaacccaggcctcccacattgcagacagattatttaccatctgacccacacTAGCAATAGACAATCcaaaaataaatcttataaaaatctatttaaaagagtaacacagagaataaaatacacagaaaaaattaaTAGATGAAGTCTGAAGATGGTACCATGAGGTGAGATACCCTCCTGGAAATCCTGTCCTTTATGAATGGATGGTATTGTGCTACCTATTTCCTGCTAGAACCCTTTGCATTTCTGTCTAAAGATCTCCTGCTCCCATTTCCAACAGCCAATCTAGTGCCGGATGTGATGATGCTCTTCCTGTATCTTGGAACTGAAGTAATTGGATTATTTTTTGGTACAAAGGGAAGTCTCTGCCAATGGAAGATGCCACATGTTATTAATGTGGTCTTGACCTTCCTGTCCACCATGGTGGCCTCCTATTACCTGCTGTTGCAGACCTTTGTGATCCGCCTGGAAGCCATCATGAACAGCATCTTGCTCTTCTTCTGTAGCTCAGAGCTGCTGCTTGAGGTGCTAACCCTGGCCACTTCCTCCAGTATGGACAGGACATAAAGTACAAAAATTTCAGCCAGCAGCTCTCACACACTGAGACCACACATACATTTGGTACTTCAGCCTCACCATTGAGAAGTGGCAGGTCATGTTAGAAAAAGTTTCAGCTTTTCCTTGGCCCAGACACCTGGGGGACAAACCCAGCATAAGGCCACTGGGCACCATCTTCTCAACCAGGACCATCAGCCCAGGAGACTCTTCTACAGTCCAGAATAGGGAGGGGCAAGGCTATAGTCTTCCTGGCCCCTCCAGGAACCAATTCCCTTCTGTCCCCAGGTTTTTCTCTTTGATCATTGTGGCCAGAGCATCTTGGATGGACCATGCAGGCTCCCTGGGCTTCCAGCAGGACCTGAGCCACACGCTCCCCCATGTATGCTGTGCCCCACATGTCCTGCAGGAGCATGGGGTGCCTCAGGAGGGTGTCCTCCCAGAGTGATACAAAAGCTGCTCATCCCATTTCTACGACTGAACTCCAGAACTTTTTAAGTGACTCATAGTGTTAGTCTTCTACTCTCATCATGAAACAAACATTgttttataatatgtattttctGTTAACAAATTAATAGGAGTGTAAGAATTGTCAACTATAAACCAAAAAAAACAGTGTTCTGAGAAAATAAAGATCTCTAatatataaatggaaagataGCTCTCAGTCTTGTATCAAAAAGCTTAGTGTTGTCAATAAAGCAATGCTTCTCAACACAATTTCTATCCAAATCTCAGCTGACTTGTTGGGGCAGAAATTGACTTTAATTGTCAATGATATCATTAATTGTCAATTTGTAATAtctttgttattaatattaacatGGATTTAAGGATACAGATTAGCCAAAAcaatattggaaaagaaaaacttagaggactttcacttttcaatttcgaGGATTACTGCAAAGCTATAGTACAGTgttgagaggagcaaccccaggtccaaggagcagtggctgcgcaggtgtctagggaggccttacaaatagctgtgaaaagaagagaagtgaaaagcaaaggagcaaaggaaagatatcggtatctgaatgcagagttccaaagaatagcaaggagagataagaaagccttcctcagcgatcaatgcaaagaaatagaggaaaacaacagaatgggaaagactagagatctcttcaagaaaattagagataccaaaggaagatttcatgcaaagatgggcttgataaaggacagaaatggtatggacctaacagaagcagaagatattaagaagaggtggcaagaatacacagaagaactgtacaaaaaagatcttcacgacccagataatcaggatggtgtgatcacacacctagagccagacatcctggaatgtgaagtcaagtgggccttagaaagcatcactatgaacaaagctagtggaggtgatggaattccagttgagctattttgaatCCTTAAAGATGAGGctgtaaagtgctgcactcaatatggcagcaaatttggaaaactcagcagtggccacaggactggaaaaggtcagttttcattccaatcccaaagaaaggcaatgccaaagaatgctcaaactaccgcacaattgcactcatctcacacactagtaaagtcatgctcaaaattctccaagccaggcttcagcaatacataaaccgtgaacttccagatgttcaagctgcttttagaaaagacagaggaaccagagatcaaattgccaacatccgctggatcatggaaaaagcaagagagttccagaaaaacatctatttctgctttattgactatgccaaagcctttgactgcgtggatcacaataaactgtggaaaatcctgaaagagatgtgaataccagaccatctgaactgcctcttgagaaacctgtacgcaggtcaggaagcaacagttagaactggacatggaacagcagactggatccaaataggaaaaggagtacatcaaggctgtatattgtcaccctgcttatttaacttatatgcagagtacatcatgagaaacgctgggctggaagaagcacaagctggaatcaagattgctgggagaaatatcaataacctgagatatgcagatgacaccacccttatggcagaaagtgaaaaggaactaaaaagcctcttgatgaaagtgaaagtggagagtgaaaaagttgtcttaaagctcaacattcagaaaacaaagatcatggcatccggtcccatcacttcatgggaaatagatggggaaacagtggaaacagtgtcagactttattttggggggctcccaaatcactgcagatggtgattgcagccatgaaattaaaagacgcttactccttggaaggaaagttatgaccaacctagatagcatattcaaaaacagagacattactttgccaacaaaggtccatctcaacaaggctatggtttttccagtgttcatgtatgggtgtgagagttgaactgtgaagaaagctgagcaccgaagaattgatgcttttgaactgtggtgttggagaagactcttgagagtcccttggactgcaaggagatccaacaagtccattctggaggagatcagtcctgggtgttggactgatgctaaagctgaaactccaatactttggtcaccaagagttgactcattggaaaagaccctgattctgggagggattgggggcagaaggagaaggggacgacagaggatgagatggctgggtggcatcactgactcaatggacatgagtttgggtgaactcttggagttggtgatggacagggaggcctggcatgctgcaattcatggggtcacagagtcagacacgagtgagcgactgaactgaactgatagtacaGTGTGATTCAGGCATTAGAACAGAATTTGacataaaggaataaaattgaGACAACAGAAATAAACCCTAAAGTTATGGCCAACTGATTTTTAATGAAGGGGACCAGAAAAATCAGTGGGAGAAAGGCATTCTTCATAGATAATGCTTAGAGAAaaagatatacatacacataaggTTTTAGGACCTCTATCGTATACCATGTGGCTTTCcgggtggctcaaacagtaaggaatctgcctgcagtgtgggagactgggatttgattcctggatcaggaagatctcctggagaagggaatggctacccactccagtattcttgtctggaaaatcctgtgggcagaggagcctggtgggctatagtacacgaagtcacaaagagtcagacatgaccattAACAAACAAGTTTCAAAATGAATCCTGGACTTGAATATAAGAACTAAAACTGTGAATTTTCAGAAGGATTACATATTCATGATTTTGGTTAGTCAATGGTTTCTTAAACATGGAATGAAAGACCAAATGATAAAAAAAGATCAGCATCAGAAAGATGGCAGAAGAGGATGTCCCAGCCTTCCTGTTCCATGGAAACACCAATTT is part of the Bos javanicus breed banteng chromosome 29, ARS-OSU_banteng_1.0, whole genome shotgun sequence genome and harbors:
- the LOC133241872 gene encoding transmembrane protein 216-like, yielding MNGWYCATYFLLEPFAFLSKDLLLPFPTANLVPDVMMLFLYLGTEVIGLFFGTKGSLCQWKMPHVINVVLTFLSTMVASYYLLLQTFVIRLEAIMNSILLFFCSSELLLEVLTLATSSSMDRT